From the Exiguobacterium aurantiacum genome, one window contains:
- a CDS encoding Gfo/Idh/MocA family protein, protein MKIVVVGLGDVAKKAYLPVYAGLEGVDVYLVSRDEAKAGQLVDKYRFSGHYRSFQDVPLDEVDGVLIHSTTSAHAEQVAYVLERGVHVFIDKPVTFSLDETESLVRLAADNGVELVTGFNRRFATATAALKEVTDQNFVLIQKNRTYQPATLREFIIEDFVHVVDTLRYLTGLAPVEDLAVRTRHEDGTLKQLQIQFTAGGVEAVGIMNRDNGCTEEVMEVMSPRLKRVSRDVERVYDFTRDGMLERALSPWESNLMRRGFTTMIDAFIKLLNGEPNESVLADDSLTTHALCEHILEEASR, encoded by the coding sequence ATGAAGATCGTGGTTGTTGGGTTAGGGGATGTCGCGAAGAAAGCATATTTACCGGTCTATGCCGGATTAGAAGGGGTGGACGTCTATCTCGTCTCGAGAGATGAGGCGAAAGCGGGGCAACTCGTCGACAAATACCGATTCAGCGGCCATTACCGGTCGTTTCAAGACGTACCACTCGATGAGGTGGATGGCGTGTTGATCCATTCGACGACTTCGGCACACGCTGAACAGGTCGCCTACGTGCTCGAGCGGGGCGTCCATGTGTTCATCGATAAGCCGGTCACGTTTTCGCTCGATGAGACGGAGTCGCTCGTGCGACTCGCGGCAGACAATGGGGTCGAACTCGTCACCGGGTTCAATCGACGGTTCGCGACGGCGACGGCGGCCTTGAAGGAAGTCACGGACCAAAACTTCGTCCTCATCCAAAAGAACCGCACGTATCAGCCGGCGACGCTCCGCGAGTTCATCATCGAGGACTTCGTCCACGTCGTCGACACGCTCCGTTATTTGACGGGACTTGCGCCGGTCGAAGACTTGGCGGTGCGGACGCGCCACGAAGACGGGACGTTGAAGCAGTTGCAGATTCAATTCACGGCCGGTGGGGTCGAAGCGGTCGGGATCATGAACCGTGACAACGGTTGTACGGAAGAAGTGATGGAAGTGATGTCACCGCGGTTGAAGCGGGTGTCCCGCGACGTCGAGCGCGTGTATGACTTCACGCGCGACGGCATGCTCGAACGCGCCTTGAGTCCGTGGGAATCGAACCTTATGCGTCGCGGCTTCACGACGATGATCGATGCGTTCATCAAGTTGTTGAACGGGGAACCGAACGAATCGGTGCTCGCCGATGACAGCCTGACGACACATGCCCTTTGTGAGCACATATTAGAAGAGGCGTCGCGTTGA
- a CDS encoding THUMP domain-containing class I SAM-dependent RNA methyltransferase, which yields MAKRKLIATAAMGIEALVAKEVRDLGYTCEVENGRVYIDAEMEDIPRLNLWLRTADRVKLVVAEFKATTFTELFDGVVELPWTDLMPWDARFIVDGRSVKSKLFSIRDCQKITEKAIVDAMQRGYDKPGEWLPKTGAYYPIEVALLKDVATITIDTSGDALHRRGYRELHSQAPLKETMAAAMIQLTNWKPDMPFYDVFTGSGTLAIEAALIGRNIAPGLNREFCSQDWPCVPKKAWYDAINEANEKAEWDKPLKIYGIDLDPRMVKLAKDNAELADVRDAITFVHSDAAALKPKEEYGVIIGNPPYGERLQTEEEIIDLYERIGQQFAKYPGYSVYMLTSYEDFEKAYGRPATKRRKLYNGNIETQYYQFFGKRPPRRPLESTETK from the coding sequence ATGGCAAAACGAAAACTAATTGCCACCGCGGCAATGGGCATCGAAGCGCTCGTCGCCAAAGAAGTGCGCGACCTCGGCTACACGTGTGAGGTCGAGAATGGACGCGTCTATATTGACGCAGAGATGGAAGACATTCCGCGATTGAACCTGTGGCTCCGGACGGCAGACCGTGTCAAGCTCGTCGTCGCCGAGTTCAAAGCGACGACGTTCACGGAACTGTTCGACGGTGTCGTCGAATTGCCTTGGACGGACCTCATGCCGTGGGACGCCCGATTCATCGTCGACGGCCGCTCGGTCAAGTCGAAGCTGTTCTCGATCCGCGACTGTCAGAAAATCACGGAGAAGGCGATTGTCGACGCGATGCAACGCGGCTACGACAAGCCGGGCGAGTGGCTCCCGAAGACGGGCGCCTACTATCCGATTGAAGTCGCCTTGTTGAAAGATGTGGCGACGATCACGATCGACACGTCAGGTGACGCGCTTCACCGTCGCGGCTACCGTGAGCTCCACTCACAGGCACCGCTCAAAGAGACGATGGCCGCGGCGATGATCCAGCTGACGAACTGGAAGCCGGACATGCCGTTCTATGACGTCTTTACCGGTTCAGGAACGCTCGCTATCGAGGCGGCGCTCATCGGCCGCAACATCGCGCCGGGTCTCAACCGTGAGTTCTGTTCACAAGACTGGCCGTGCGTACCGAAGAAAGCCTGGTATGATGCCATCAATGAAGCGAACGAGAAAGCCGAGTGGGACAAGCCGCTCAAAATCTACGGTATCGACCTCGACCCACGCATGGTCAAGCTCGCCAAGGATAATGCCGAGCTCGCCGACGTCCGTGACGCGATCACGTTCGTCCACAGTGACGCGGCTGCCTTGAAGCCGAAAGAAGAGTACGGCGTCATCATCGGCAACCCGCCATACGGCGAACGGTTGCAGACCGAGGAAGAGATTATCGACCTGTACGAGCGAATCGGCCAGCAGTTCGCCAAGTATCCGGGCTATAGCGTCTATATGTTGACGAGCTATGAGGACTTCGAGAAGGCGTACGGCCGTCCGGCAACGAAACGCCGCAAGCTGTACAACGGAAATATCGAGACACAGTACTACCAGTTCTTCGGTAAACGTCCGCCGAGACGTCCGCTCGAGTCGACAGAGACGAAATAA
- a CDS encoding DNA/RNA non-specific endonuclease: MKNNLTYLAFPLVMLLLAGCTNETEPNPESKTEPQEQVTVETEPTEQAETNDRFTGYDLIEVEGGDLSGDRDINVVVDIGYGEREYWAFTNEHGQLVKVIADEIILQNDELEDVTSSGRYYSDEAKVPGVEHSSLDEGHVIADSLGGVSNAFNITPQDSTLNRHGDQAYMESVIRSAGGATDFEAIITYPDTETQIPSHYEYTYTVKGNVITDSFDNVNPDEVNEELGLTEHAPVSASPSKTGDITSVDTNGNGQVTIKEAKDAGFTMPITSDHWLYPHMRDNDGDGMVGE, translated from the coding sequence ATGAAAAACAATCTTACTTATCTTGCCTTTCCGCTGGTCATGCTTTTGTTGGCTGGTTGCACGAACGAGACAGAACCGAATCCCGAGTCGAAGACGGAACCTCAAGAACAGGTCACCGTGGAGACCGAACCCACCGAACAGGCCGAAACGAATGATCGTTTCACGGGCTATGACTTGATTGAAGTCGAGGGCGGGGATTTGTCAGGCGACCGCGATATCAATGTCGTCGTCGATATCGGATACGGGGAACGCGAGTATTGGGCGTTCACGAACGAGCACGGGCAACTCGTCAAAGTGATCGCCGACGAGATCATCCTGCAAAATGATGAGCTCGAGGACGTCACGTCTTCCGGTCGCTATTATTCAGACGAGGCGAAAGTTCCTGGCGTCGAGCACAGCTCGCTAGACGAAGGCCACGTCATCGCCGACTCGCTCGGCGGCGTCTCGAACGCCTTCAACATCACTCCGCAAGACAGCACGCTCAACCGTCACGGCGACCAGGCGTACATGGAGAGCGTCATTCGGAGTGCGGGTGGGGCCACCGATTTCGAGGCCATCATCACCTATCCGGACACCGAGACACAAATCCCTTCACACTATGAGTACACATACACTGTCAAAGGAAATGTCATTACCGATTCGTTCGACAACGTGAACCCGGACGAAGTGAACGAAGAACTCGGACTGACCGAGCATGCACCGGTTTCAGCCAGCCCCTCGAAAACAGGCGACATCACGAGCGTCGACACGAACGGGAACGGTCAAGTGACGATCAAAGAGGCGAAAGACGCGGGGTTCACCATGCCGATCACGAGCGATCACTGGCTCTATCCCCATATGCGCGATAATGATGGCGACGGGATGGTCGGAGAATAA
- a CDS encoding alanine/glycine:cation symporter family protein, producing MDIRELVMQANDLLWTYVLIFVLIAGGIYFTIRMGFVQFRMLPEMFKLLFVKGLKHEKGQVSSFQAFAIGTAARVGTGNIAGVSTAIALGGPGAVFWMWLIALIGSASAFVESTLAQVYKVHDGKAWRGGPAYYIERALGQRWLGIVFAILITFAFGFAFNSVQANTIALSVNNVFDIDTLWIGIILAVVTGIVIFGGIRSISTLSGIIVPIMAGGYILLALWVVLTNLDVVPAVFSAIFSEGVLGFRQLLGGAVGAAVLQGIRRGLFSNEAGMGSAPNAAATAEVSHPVKQGLIQSLSVFVDTLFICTATAMIVLISGVPGSEEFQGIELAQEALLTEIGPVATSLMTIAILLFAFSSILANYYYGETNIEFISERKVYLIIYRIAVVGMVLFGSVRSAGLVWSIADIFMGLMALVNMYAIFRLSKVAKLLLDDYVAQKRAGRDPVFNRDDVELPGKEHIEAWEAKRENIS from the coding sequence ATGGATATTCGTGAGCTTGTCATGCAGGCGAATGATTTACTATGGACGTACGTACTTATTTTCGTTTTGATTGCCGGAGGGATCTATTTTACGATTCGGATGGGGTTCGTTCAGTTCCGGATGTTGCCCGAGATGTTCAAGCTGCTGTTTGTCAAAGGGCTCAAACATGAAAAGGGACAAGTGTCATCGTTCCAGGCGTTCGCCATCGGGACGGCGGCCCGGGTCGGTACCGGCAATATCGCCGGTGTCTCGACCGCGATCGCACTCGGGGGACCGGGTGCCGTGTTTTGGATGTGGCTCATCGCGTTGATCGGTTCGGCGTCAGCGTTCGTCGAGAGCACGCTCGCCCAAGTGTATAAAGTACATGACGGCAAGGCGTGGCGTGGCGGCCCGGCCTACTATATCGAACGGGCGCTCGGACAACGATGGCTCGGAATCGTGTTCGCCATTTTGATCACGTTCGCCTTTGGATTCGCGTTCAACTCGGTCCAGGCCAATACGATCGCCTTGTCGGTCAATAACGTCTTCGACATTGACACGCTTTGGATCGGGATTATATTGGCGGTCGTGACGGGGATCGTCATCTTCGGCGGGATTCGCTCCATCTCGACGCTGTCAGGAATCATCGTACCAATCATGGCCGGCGGTTATATTTTGCTCGCCTTGTGGGTCGTCTTGACGAATTTGGACGTCGTGCCGGCCGTATTCTCGGCCATTTTCTCAGAAGGGGTGCTCGGGTTCCGACAACTGCTCGGCGGAGCGGTCGGTGCGGCCGTCTTGCAAGGGATTCGCCGTGGCTTGTTCTCAAACGAGGCGGGGATGGGATCAGCTCCGAACGCGGCAGCGACCGCCGAGGTCAGCCACCCGGTCAAACAAGGTCTCATTCAGTCACTCAGCGTCTTCGTCGACACGTTGTTCATCTGTACGGCGACAGCGATGATCGTCTTAATCTCCGGTGTGCCGGGTTCTGAGGAATTCCAAGGCATCGAGCTCGCCCAAGAGGCGCTCTTGACCGAGATTGGTCCGGTCGCGACATCGCTCATGACGATCGCCATTTTGTTGTTCGCCTTCAGCTCGATCTTGGCGAACTACTACTACGGGGAGACGAACATCGAGTTCATCTCGGAACGGAAAGTGTATCTCATCATTTACCGGATTGCCGTCGTTGGGATGGTATTGTTCGGTTCAGTCCGTTCGGCAGGGTTAGTCTGGTCGATCGCCGATATCTTCATGGGTCTGATGGCACTCGTCAATATGTACGCCATCTTCCGCCTCAGTAAAGTCGCGAAGCTGTTGCTCGATGATTATGTGGCGCAGAAGCGAGCGGGGCGCGACCCGGTGTTCAACCGGGACGATGTTGAGTTGCCAGGTAAAGAGCACATCGAAGCATGGGAAGCGAAACGAGAGAACATCAGTTGA
- a CDS encoding S8 family peptidase, protein MKKIMIVAALALLVPTSVDAAKPVLLEKHGYVVAEPRAGHQYYIKQTGTDLTWNTTRGTSDIVIALIDSSADRSHKELYNVPRVVHSMKGPYSVDYHGTHTAGIMSGRHNKFGMAGLAPNVRYHFYNVFYGKNSEYTDSWTVAKAVDTAVVKGANVINLSLGGQDYDRVLADSIRRARTKGVVVVASSGNDGLKKVSFPANMKEVIAVGAIDANRRVAGFSNMDGQVKIVAPGVNILSLGVKNSFVYMDGTSMAAPMVSSGIALVKSVNPFLTPADIDALIQKMPRASGKTYTELNTKRMIDATPRPVTLSVPSTLKSRYVKEAKLTVMKRPNLKTTYTLYQGTRKVKTLSAGKSMFTMYAGGDWLPSGSYKLQAVVTDGKHKRTASRSFKYVNPVKPAIAVKASDESTFELATTRKGVVTVLDANKKVVYEALHVPGKFPVRSDTSAAYTVVLKPTDVSEKVVTVKYAPQPVKVETADSVEST, encoded by the coding sequence ATGAAAAAAATTATGATCGTGGCGGCGCTCGCGCTGCTCGTACCGACGTCTGTGGACGCGGCAAAACCGGTGCTGTTGGAGAAGCATGGCTATGTCGTGGCCGAGCCGAGGGCCGGTCATCAATACTATATCAAACAAACGGGTACCGACTTGACGTGGAATACGACGCGCGGGACCTCGGACATCGTCATCGCCTTGATCGACTCATCGGCCGATCGGAGTCATAAGGAGTTGTATAACGTCCCGCGTGTTGTCCACTCGATGAAAGGCCCATACAGTGTCGATTATCACGGTACCCATACGGCGGGTATCATGTCGGGACGACACAATAAGTTCGGGATGGCGGGACTCGCCCCGAACGTACGCTATCATTTTTATAACGTCTTCTACGGCAAGAACTCGGAGTACACCGATTCATGGACGGTCGCCAAGGCGGTCGATACGGCGGTCGTGAAAGGGGCGAACGTCATCAACTTGTCGCTTGGCGGCCAAGATTACGACCGTGTCCTTGCCGACTCGATTCGTCGGGCCCGGACCAAGGGCGTCGTCGTCGTCGCCTCTTCCGGGAATGATGGGTTGAAGAAAGTGTCGTTCCCGGCCAACATGAAAGAAGTCATTGCAGTCGGGGCAATCGACGCGAATCGTCGCGTCGCCGGCTTCAGCAACATGGACGGCCAAGTGAAAATTGTCGCACCGGGTGTGAACATACTGTCGCTCGGCGTCAAAAACAGCTTCGTCTACATGGACGGGACGTCGATGGCGGCGCCGATGGTGTCGTCTGGGATTGCGCTCGTCAAATCGGTCAATCCATTCCTGACGCCGGCTGATATCGACGCGCTGATTCAAAAGATGCCCCGTGCGAGCGGGAAGACGTATACCGAGCTCAACACGAAACGCATGATCGATGCAACACCACGGCCGGTGACGCTCTCGGTGCCGTCGACGCTTAAGAGCCGTTACGTCAAAGAAGCGAAACTGACGGTCATGAAACGACCGAATTTAAAAACGACGTACACGTTATATCAAGGAACCCGCAAAGTGAAGACACTCTCGGCCGGCAAATCGATGTTCACGATGTATGCTGGCGGCGACTGGCTGCCGAGCGGTTCGTACAAACTCCAAGCCGTCGTCACGGACGGGAAACACAAACGGACCGCCAGTCGCTCATTCAAATATGTGAATCCCGTCAAACCGGCGATTGCGGTCAAGGCGTCTGACGAGAGCACGTTCGAACTGGCGACGACACGGAAAGGGGTCGTCACCGTGCTCGATGCCAACAAAAAGGTCGTCTATGAAGCGCTCCACGTCCCGGGCAAGTTCCCGGTACGGAGCGACACGAGCGCTGCTTACACTGTCGTGTTGAAACCGACCGATGTCTCTGAGAAAGTGGTGACGGTCAAATATGCGCCACAACCGGTGAAAGTCGAGACGGCGGACAGCGTCGAATCAACTTAA
- a CDS encoding IS1182 family transposase, with the protein MIRKSTESETNRTQLEMVTLDELVPADHLVRKIEAVIDFEFIYPLVEDLYSEDRGRPSVDPVVLIKMAFLQYLFGIRSMRQTIREIETNVAYRWFLGFGFTDKVPHFSTFGKNYVRRFQYTSLFDDIFYHILEQAADAGFIDRAVLFVDSTHVKANANKRKLVKKTVRQEVKHYQEQLDAEVERDREESGKKPLGPKKNQAEETKEIKVSTTDPESGYYVKGEREKQFAYSVHAASDAHGFVLGAIVTPGNVHDSVAFPNLLDKVSDRLIQPFAVAADSAYKNPAIAKLLIDRGILPVFPYTRPKGKKGAFKTKDFIYDEHHDVYICPNNELLTYSTTMREGKRKYVSNPAVCVNCPLLEQCTKSQKHQRIIERHLWQPYMDEVEDLRHTELNRNIYDRRKQTVERVFADAKEKHGMRWTRYRGLEKVSMQAMLTFAALNLKKMAGWAWKNAQPA; encoded by the coding sequence ATGATCAGGAAATCAACAGAATCGGAAACCAATCGGACACAACTGGAGATGGTCACGCTCGACGAGCTTGTGCCAGCGGACCATCTGGTCCGAAAAATCGAGGCGGTGATCGACTTTGAGTTCATCTATCCGCTCGTGGAGGACTTATATTCTGAGGACCGTGGCCGGCCAAGCGTCGACCCTGTCGTTCTGATCAAGATGGCCTTCCTTCAGTACCTGTTCGGTATCCGATCCATGCGACAGACAATTCGTGAGATCGAGACGAACGTCGCATACCGTTGGTTTCTCGGGTTCGGATTCACGGACAAGGTGCCACATTTCTCGACGTTCGGGAAGAACTATGTGCGTCGGTTCCAGTACACGAGCTTATTCGATGACATCTTCTATCATATCCTTGAACAGGCTGCGGACGCAGGGTTCATCGATCGCGCCGTCCTATTCGTAGACTCGACACACGTCAAAGCGAACGCAAACAAGCGGAAGCTCGTCAAGAAGACCGTCCGGCAAGAGGTGAAACACTATCAGGAACAACTCGATGCCGAGGTCGAGCGAGACCGCGAAGAAAGTGGAAAGAAGCCCTTAGGGCCAAAAAAGAATCAGGCGGAGGAGACGAAGGAAATCAAGGTCAGCACGACAGACCCTGAGAGTGGATATTACGTAAAAGGTGAGCGTGAGAAGCAGTTCGCTTACTCTGTCCATGCGGCGAGCGACGCCCATGGGTTCGTGCTCGGTGCTATCGTCACACCGGGTAACGTGCACGATAGTGTAGCGTTCCCCAATCTGCTCGACAAGGTCTCCGACCGCCTGATTCAACCGTTCGCCGTCGCCGCCGACTCCGCCTATAAAAATCCGGCCATTGCCAAGCTGTTGATTGACCGTGGGATCCTGCCGGTCTTCCCATACACCCGCCCGAAGGGTAAGAAGGGCGCCTTCAAGACCAAGGATTTCATCTACGACGAGCACCATGACGTCTACATCTGCCCAAACAACGAGTTATTAACGTACAGCACGACGATGCGCGAGGGGAAACGCAAGTACGTCTCGAATCCCGCGGTTTGTGTGAACTGCCCGCTGCTCGAGCAGTGCACGAAGAGCCAGAAGCACCAGCGGATCATCGAGCGACACCTCTGGCAACCCTATATGGACGAGGTCGAAGACCTCCGCCACACGGAATTGAACCGCAACATCTATGACCGTCGTAAACAGACGGTCGAGCGCGTGTTCGCGGACGCAAAAGAGAAGCATGGCATGCGTTGGACCCGTTATCGGGGACTTGAAAAAGTTTCAATGCAGGCGATGCTTACTTTTGCTGCCCTCAATCTCAAGAAGATGGCGGGCTGGGCATGGAAGAACGCCCAGCCCGCCTGA
- a CDS encoding YihY/virulence factor BrkB family protein, translating to MIQPFIHTFKRFFAERFFDQAAMLAYYFILSTFPFLLFVLGIVGWLPFSSGDVISALSLVMPEASYRLLQGNIEAIFDDSRLRLASLSILPALWISSMAVQSLVRSLNDAYRLIRNKAFWRGVLQDIAVTLALMFVLPFSLLVPVIETALRELATHIIFIDDIVARYAQIWFYFRWVIGTLILFSVFLLVYKWLPSHRGTFRDSWAGAAFATIGILTVSNVFSYYSQYANYEQFYGQLGAFIILLIWFYLAASVILLGGLLNATLIEQKEISG from the coding sequence ATGATACAACCTTTCATTCATACATTCAAACGATTTTTTGCCGAACGATTCTTCGACCAGGCCGCCATGTTGGCCTATTATTTCATCCTGTCGACGTTCCCGTTTCTATTGTTCGTTCTCGGCATCGTCGGATGGCTCCCATTCTCGAGCGGGGATGTCATCTCCGCACTCTCATTGGTCATGCCGGAGGCGAGCTATCGCTTGCTACAAGGGAACATCGAGGCCATCTTTGACGATTCAAGGCTGCGTCTCGCCTCGCTTAGCATCCTGCCAGCATTGTGGATCTCTTCGATGGCCGTACAATCACTCGTCCGGTCGTTGAACGACGCCTATCGACTGATTCGGAACAAGGCGTTCTGGCGCGGGGTGCTGCAAGACATTGCCGTCACGCTAGCGCTCATGTTCGTGCTGCCATTCTCGTTGCTCGTCCCTGTCATCGAGACGGCGCTAAGAGAGTTGGCGACCCATATCATCTTTATTGATGACATCGTCGCCCGCTATGCCCAGATTTGGTTTTATTTCCGTTGGGTGATTGGGACGCTCATCCTGTTCAGCGTCTTCTTGCTCGTCTATAAATGGTTGCCGAGCCATCGCGGCACATTCCGGGACAGTTGGGCCGGGGCGGCGTTCGCGACAATCGGCATCTTGACAGTTTCGAACGTATTCAGCTACTATTCACAGTATGCAAACTATGAACAGTTTTACGGTCAACTCGGTGCCTTTATCATCTTGCTGATCTGGTTCTACTTGGCGGCTTCGGTCATCCTTCTCGGGGGATTGTTGAACGCCACGCTCATCGAACAAAAAGAAATATCCGGTTGA